A single Elephas maximus indicus isolate mEleMax1 chromosome 2, mEleMax1 primary haplotype, whole genome shotgun sequence DNA region contains:
- the CRYAA gene encoding alpha-crystallin A chain: MDVTIQHPWFKRALGPFYPSRLFDQFFGEGLFEYDLLPFLSSTISPYYRQSLFRTVLDSGISEVRSDRDQFLILLDVKHFSPEDLTVKVQDDFVEIHGKHNERQDDHGYISREFHRRYRLPSNVDQSALSCSLSADGMLTFCGPKIQSGMDASHSERAIPVSREEKPSSAPSS, translated from the exons ATGGACGTCACCATCCAGCATCCCTGGTTCAAACGGGCTCTGGGGCCCTTCTACCCTAGCCGGTTGTTTGATCAGTTTTTTGGTGAGGGCCTCTTTGAGTACGACCTGCTGCCCTTCCTGTCCTCCACCATCAGCCCCTACTACCGCCAGTCCCTCTTCCGCACCGTGCTCGACTCCGGCATCTCCGAG GTCCGGTCTGATCGGGACCAGTTCCTCATCCTCCTGGACGTGAAGCACTTCTCCCCTGAGGACCTGACTGTGAAGGTGCAGGATGACTTTGTGGAGATCCATGGCAAACACAATGAGAGGCAG GACGACCACGGCTACATCTCCCGTGAGTTCCACCGCCGCTACCGCCTGCCCTCCAACGTGGACCAGTCTGCACTCTCTTGCTCCCTGTCTGCGGACGGCATGCTGACCTTCTGTGGCCCCAAGATCCAGTCTGGCATGGATGCCAGCCACAGTGAGAGAGCCATCCCCGTGTCCCGGGAGGAGAAGCCCAGCTCTGCACCCTCGTCCTAG